The nucleotide window AGTCCGAGGATGTCCTCGGAGTGGTTGGTGAACGAGTATGCGGGGTAGTTGCGACCATAGACGATCCGTCGATGGCGACAACCATCCGAATCGATGCAGCCGCGTAGAAAATCCCCAGGAAAGTCCGCAACGATCGCGCTCTGCCAGTCGACTAGGGCTATGGGTCGTGCGTTCTTTCGGCCGGGACCATGCTGTGGAAACAGCATAGGCCATCCCTTGAAGTAACACGTCACGACGGTGGCACCGCCGTGGCGGCGAAGTCCAATCCGGTGCCTCGGCAGGAGCGTCTGGATCGCGACCGAGGCTTGTCGGATGCCGCGCTGATCGTTCCGGTGAAGATAGATCTCGAGCCGATATGTGCGGGGCATCCGGCACACATATCCGTCGCCGAGGTACATCCCGAGCAGATAGCTGTACGCGGAGCGCTCGGTTGTTGTGAGCAGCAGTGGTAGGGGCGGCAGGATTCGAACCTGCAAGTCCTTACGGACCGAGGGTTTTAAGCCCTCCGCGGTTGCCCGTTTCGCCACGCCCCCATGTCGACGCTATTCTGTCATTTACGGCGCTCCCACAGCGAATACAATGCCTCGCTTCTCGTACACTGGCGGAAGAAATTGGAGGCGGCGAGCGGATTCGAACCGCTGAATAGAGGTTTTGCAGACCTCCGCCTTAACCACTTGGCTACGCCGCCTCGAGGCGAGGACCACCGAAGCCGGAGCTGGAGCGGGAAACGGGATTCGAACCCGCGACCCCGACCTTGGCAAGGTCGTGCTCTACCACTGAGCTATTCCCGCAGCCCCTAACCGTGACCGCGGGGTATTTTACCACGCGGCGCGAAACGGTCCGCCCACTTACCCGGCCGCCTCTCGCAATGCCGTCGCCGCATCCTCGGGGGCCACGGGATTGATGAAAAACCCACTGCCCCACTCGAAACCGGCGATCCGCGTGAGCTTGGGGATGATCTCCAGGTGCCAGTGGAAGTGCTCTCGCGCCGGCTCGCCCAACGGGGCGGTGTGCAGCACGAAATTGAACGGCGGATCGTTGAGGACCAGGTTCATCCGGCGCAGGAAGCTCCCCAGGACGCCGGCCAGCGCCCGCAGGGCCTCGACCGACGACTCCTCGTAGGCCGCGGCGTGGCGGGCGGGAAGGATCCAGGCCTCGAAGGGGAAGCGCGGGGCGAAGGGGGCCAGGGCCACGAAGCCGTCGGTGTCGAGGATCACCCGCCGGCGGCTCCGGCGCTCCGTACGGACGACGTCGCACCACACGCAGCGCTCCTTGATCCCGTAGTACTGCGCGGCCCCGGCCAGCTCCTCGGTGACCATGATCGGGATGATGGGGGTGGCGATGAGCTGGGAATGCGGGTGCTCGATCGACGCTCCGGCCGCCTCGCCGTGGTTCTTGAAAATCAGGATGTACTGGAAGCGCGGGTCCTTTTTGAGGTCGAGCATTCGCTCGCGAAAGGCCAGCAGCACGTCGGCCACGGCCTCGAGCGGCATCGTGGCCAGCGTGGCCTCGTGCTGGGGGGCCTCGATGACGACCTCGTGGGCCCCCACCCCGTTCATCCGATCGAACGGCCCCTCTCCCGAGGGCTCCAGCTCCCCCTCGATGCGCAGGGCCGGAAACTTGTTCGAGACCACGCGGAACGTCCAGCCCGGGCGGTTCGCCTCCCCGCCGGGGGGACGCCCGGCCAGGATCTCGGGCGGCGTCTTGTCCTCATGACCGGGGCAGAACACACAGCTGACGAGGCGGGGCCGCGCGGGCTCGGGACCGAAGTCAGACGGGCGCCGGCCCCGCTCGGCCGAGATGATGACCCACCGGCCTACGACGGGATCCTTGCGCAACTCAGACACGGCGCCCACCCCTCATGCTTCCTCCTCCGGCCGCGCCGCCCGGCTCAGCAGAGACGCCAGTGCCTCGTGGGGTGGCTTACCCGAGAACAGCACCGCCGCCACCTCCTGACAGATCGGCAGGGCCACCCCGTGGCGCTCGGCCAGCGCCACCGCCGAGGCCACCGTCCGCGCCCCTTCGGCGATCATCCGGCTCTCGCCTTCGACCGCGGCTTGCGTCTGTCCGCGAGCCAGAGCCATGCCGAGCGCGCGGTTGCGCGAGAGACTGCCCGTGCAGGTCAGGACGAGATCACCGAGACCGGCGAGTCCGGCCAGGGTCCTGGGCTGGCCGCCCATCGCCACACCCAGACGCGTGATCTCGGCGAGCCCTCGAGCGACCAGCGCGGCGCGCGCATTCTCGCCCAGTCCCAGTCCGTCGGCCAGGCCGGTGGCGATGGCGATCACGTTCTTCAGGGCCCCGCCGACTTCCACGCCGACCACGTCACGGCTGGTGTACAGCCGGAACTCCCGGGTGCCGAGCGCGGCCTGGAGCTGGAGGGCCAGGGCCTCGTCGCGGGCCGCGATCACGCAGGCGGTGAGCCGGCCCAGGGCCACTTCGCGAGCGAACGTGGGTCCGGAGAGCGCGGCCACCGACGCCTGGGGGAAATGCTCGGCGACCAGCTCGGTCATCCGCAGGTGGCGTCGGGGATCGAGGCCCTTCGTCGCCGAGACGATCGGCGCGCCGACGGGTACCCGGCCGAGCATCTTCAGCGTGGCGCCGAAGAATTCCGAGGGAACGACCAGGACGACGATCGCCACGTCATGGAGAGCTTCGGCCGGGTCGACGGTCGGCCAGATGTTCGGCGGACAGTCGACGTCGTTCAGGTAGATCGGGTTGCGTCGCGCGGTCCGGATGCCCTCCACCACTTCGCGCTCGCGGGCCCAGAGCCGGACGGTGGTGCCGGCCCGCGCCAGATGGATCGCCAGCGCCGTGCCCCAGCTGCCCGCGCCGACGACACCGACCGTCACGCCGACTGTCGTCGCTCGCCGAGTCGGCGCTCGGTCCCGGCGAGCAGACGCCCGATGTTGTCACGATGGCGATAGATCACGATGGCCGCCCCCACCGCGCAGGCGGCCACGGACTCTGGCGGGTAGCCGAGGAGCAGCGCCCCCAGCGGGACGCAGAGGGCCGCCATCAGCGAAGCCAGCGACACATAGCGAAACGTGAGCGCGGTCACCAGCCACACCAGGGCCGCCGGGGCCGTGGCCCAGGGTGCTACCCGCAAGAACGCCCCGAGCCCGGTGGCCACACCTTTGCCGCCGCGGAAGCGGAGATACACCGACCAGCAATTGCCGACGATGGCCGCCACCGCCGCCAACGCCGAGGCCACCGGGCCACCGCCCCCGACGACCGTCCCCGCCATCACCGCGACGAAGCCCTTGGCGATGTCCCCGCCGAGCGTGAGGACGCCGGGTAGACGCCCCGCCGTCCGCAGCACGTTGGCGGCTCCGATGTTTCCACTGCCGTGGGAGCGGACGTCGACGATACCGAAGGCGCGCGCCACCAGGAAGCCGATGGGAATGGCGCCGATGAGATAGGCTGTGAGCGCGCCGGCCAGAAATGTCACGACCAGCGGTCTTCGTCCGGCACGATCGCGCGGTAATCAGCCTTCCGGAAGAAGCGGTAGAAGTAATCGACACCCGACACGACGGTCAGGGCCACCGCGCACCACAGCACGGCGGTGGCGGTGTGGTGGAACATCGGGGCCCCCACGCTCTTCTCGATGATGAGCAGGGTGATGGCGGCGAACTGGCTGACCGTCTTCCACTTGGCCAGCCGCGAGGCCGGCACGATGACCCCCACGCTGCCGGCGACCGCCCGTAACCCGGTGACCGCCAGCTCCCGGCCGATGATGACGACCACGATCCAGGCGGCGATCTTGTCGATCTGCAGCAGCGAGACCAGGGCGGCGGCCACCAGCAGCTTGTCGGCGATGGGGTCTAGCAGCGTCCCCAGCGTGGTCACCTGGTTGCGCCGACGGGCCAGGACCCCGTCTGCCCAGTCGGTCAGCGAGGCCAGGATGAAAATGGCCGCGGCGATCACCGCGTGGACCCGAGACGACGAGATGAGGAAGACGATGAGGAGAGGGACGGCGATGATCCGCGTCAGCGTGAGACCGATCGGCAAGTTCACGTCCGCACCCCGCGCGTGCGACGCGTCACTCCGGGCATTATCGAGGTCCGCGAACGACCTTGTCAATTTCCGGCCGGTACACGGGCACCAGCGTCGTCGTGTCGAGGAGCAGGCAGGCGGCGACGTCGGCCCCCCGGCCGCGGCGGGCGAGGTGGCGCGCCCACGACGAGGCCTCGGCGAGTCGGGTGACGTCCTTGCCATAGCCGGCCGCCTCCCGCATGGCCTCGCGGGCCGCCGGCGTCGGCGCCAGGGCCGGCTCGTGGCCGGTCATCCGCTCCACGAGCAGCCCGGCCGCCACCAGGTCCTCCAGTGACGTCCGGCCGCGCTCGCCGGCGCACGCCACCAGGATCTCGCGACCGCCGGCCAGGGCCCACTCGGCCGCCGCTCCGAGGTTGACCAGGGCCCCCACCCCGATGGCCAGCGCCCGCCGGGCCGCCAGCAGGGCCCGCGTGCCGTTGCTCGTGGACAGCACGATGGTCCGCCCCGCCACACGCTCGGCGGCGTATTCGAGCGGGGAGTTGCCCAGGTCGAAGCCGGCAATGGGCTCGCCCCGCCGCTCGCCGGCGAGCAACCACGATGCCGGCGGCAATGTTTCGGCCACGCGGCGGGCGGTCTCGGGGTCGGCGACGGGGATGAGACTCTCACAGCCGTTGGTCAGGGCCGCGATCATGCTGGTGCTGGCCCGGAGGATGTCGACGACGAGGACCGTGCGCGACTCGACGTGGGCGCTCGCCAGTGCCTCCGCGGTGGGCACCACATCGATGCGCACAGATTAGCTCTGGCGGTCCCGCAGCGCGCGGATCCTCAGGCGCAGCGCATTCAGAGCGATGAAGCCCTCGGCGTCGCGCTGGCGATAGACCGAGTCGGCCTCGAAGGTGGCGAAGTCTGTCCGGTACAGCGAGCGGGGCGACCGCCGACCCGTCACGGTGACCTGGCCCTTGTAGAGCTTCAGGCGCGCGGTGCCGGTGACGTCCTGGGCACACTCGTCGAGTAGCGCCTGCAGGGCCCGGCGCTCCGGCGCGAACCAGAACCCGTAGTAGATCATCTCGGCGTAGCGCGGCACCAGCGAGTCACGCAGGTGCAACAGCTCTCGGTCGAGGGCGAGCGACTCCACCGCCCGCCGGGCGGCGTGCAGAATGGTGCCGCCCGGGGTCTCGTACACCCCCCGAGACTTCATGCCCACGAAGCGGTTCTCGACCAGGTCCAGGCGGCCGATCCCGTGCTCGGCCCCGACCTGGTTCAGCCGCTCGAGGAGAGCCACCGGCCCCAGTCGCTGGCCGTCCACCGCCACCGGATCGCCGCGCTCGAAGTCCACAGTCACCGCGACCGGCACGTCGGGAGCCGCTTCGGGGGAGTTGGTGAGCAGGAACATCTTGTCGGGCGGCTCGGTCCAGGGATCTTCGAGGATGCCGCCCTCGTAGGAGATGTGAAAGAGATTCCGGTCCGTGGAGTACGGCCGCTCGACGGTGACCGGCACGGGGATGTCGTGCCGGCGAGCGAACTCGAGCAGAGCCGACCGCGAGCCGAGCTCCCACTCCCGCCAGGGGGCGATCACCCGCAAGTGGGGCGCCAGCGCGGCATAGGTCAGCTCGAAGCGCACCTGATCGTTGCCCTTGCCGGTGGCGCCGTGGGCCACGGCATCCGCGCCCTCGCGCAGGGCCACCTCCACCTGGGCCCGGGCGATGAGCGGCCGGGCGATCGACGTGCCGAGCAGGTAGCCGCCCTCGTAAACGGCGTTGGCCCGCAGCATGGGAAAGATGAAGTCCCGGACGAATTCCTCGCGCAGGTCGACGATGTGCACTGCTGCCGCCCCCGTGCGCAGGGCCTTGTCGCGGACGGTCAGGAGCTCCTCGCCCTGCCCCAGATCGGCGCAGAAGGCGACGACCTCGCAGTGGTAGCGCTCCTTGAGCCAGCGCAGGATCACCGAGGTGTCGAGCCCTCCCGAGTACGCCAGGACGACTCGCTTGGGATCAGACATCGTCGAGGGAGCCTCCCAGCAGCTCCAGGATGATGGCCTTCTGCGCGTGCAGGCGGTTCTCGGCCTGGTCCAGCACGATGCTGTGAGGCCCGTCGAGGACGGCGTCGGTGATCTCCTCACCCCGGTGAGCGGGCAGGCAGTGCATCACGAGCACGCTGCGCTTGGCGAAGCCCACCACGCGGTCGTTGATCTGGTAACGACTGAACGCCTCGCGGCGCCGCTCCCGCTCCGCTTCCTGGCCCATGCTGATCCAGGTGTCGGTGTAGAGGATGTCGGCGTCGGTGGCGGCCTCCCGGGGGTCAGCCGTGATGGTCAGCCGGCTGCCCAGGCTGCGCGCGCGTGCCTGCACGTCGGCGGCCGGCTCGTAGCCGGGGGGGCAGGCCACCGCGACCTCCGTGCCGAGCAGGGCGCCCAGCAGCATCACCGAGTGGCACACGTTGTTGCCATCGCCGATCCAGGCCAGCCGCGTCGTGGCCAGGTCGAGGCCACGCTCCCACAGGGTGAAGTAGTCGGCCAGCGCCTGGCAGGGGTGCTCGACGTCGCTGAGCCCGTTGATGACGGGGACGGTAGCGTGGCGGGCCAGCGTCTCGACGCTGGAATGGGCGTGGACGCGGGCCGCGATGCCGTCCACCCAGCGCGAGAGATTGCGGGCCACGTCGGGAACGGACTCCCGGGTGCCCATGCCGACCTCGCTGCCGGCGAGATAGACGGCGCGGCCGCCGAGCTGAACGATCCCCACCTCGAACGTCACGCGTGTGCGGAGCGAGGGTTTCTCGAAGATCAGGGCCAGCGTCCGCCCGGCCAGAGGCGTCGCCCGGTCGCCGGTCTTCCACCGCTGCTTGAGGGCGGCGGCGATTCTGAAGAGGTGCAGCGACCGCTCCGGCGTGAGGTCGCCGGCCGAGAGGAAGTGGGTCATGCCCCCGTCGCGTCGAGGACGGCGTCGATCGTGTCGAGGGCTCGCTGACAGTCCTGCTCGTCCACGATCAGCGGCGGGGCCAGGCGCAGCACCCGCTCGCCGGCCGTCAGGACCAGGAGGCCTCGCTCCCGGCAGGCGTCGACCACGGGGCCGGCGGCCTGCCGGAGCTCGGCGCCGATGAGCAGGCCACGTCCGCGGACCTCGCGGATGATCGAGCGCCGGCGCGCCATGGCCCGGAGGCCATCCATGAGGCCGCGGCCGAGCCGATCGGCGCGCTCGGGTAGCTTGTCGCCGATCACCGTGCTCAGCGCGGCCAGCGCCACCGAGGCGACGAAGGGCGTCCCGCCGAATGTCGATGCGTGGCTGCCCGCGGTCAGGGCCCGGGCGACGTCCTCGCGCGCCAGCATGGCGCCGATGGGGACGCCGTTGGCCAGCGCCTTGGCCAACGTCATGATGTCGGGCTCGATGTCGGAGTGCTGGTAACCCCACAGGCGCCCGGTCCGCCCCACCCCCGTCTGAATCTCGTCGAAGATGAGCAACGCGCCGGACTCGTCGCAGAGCTTGCGGAGCCCGGGCAGATAGTCGTCGTCGGGGACGTTGACGCCGCCCTCGCCCTGGATGGGCTCGACGAGGATCGCGGCCGTGCGGTTGTCGATCGCGCGCGCCATGGCCCGGAGGTCGTTGTAGGGCACGTGCTTGAAGCCCGGCATGAGCGGCTCGAAGCCGTGCTGGTACTTCTCCTGGCCGGTGGCCGTCACGGTGGCCAGGGTCCGCCCGTGGAAGGACTCGCGCGTCGCGATCACCTCGTAGCGGTCGGAGGCGAACCGCTCCTTGGCGTATTTGCGGGCGAGCTTCAGCGCGGCCTCGTTGGCCTCGGCCCCCGAGTTGCAGAAGAACACCCGATCCGCGAAGGAGTGCTCGCACAGGAGCTTGGCCAGGTGGATCTGCGGCGCGGTGTGGAACAGGTTCGACACGTGCAGCAGCGTGGCGGCCGCCTCCCGGATGGCGCCGGTCACCCGGGGATGGCAGTGCCCGAGCGCGGTCACCGCGATGCCGGCGGTGAAATCCAGGTACTCGCGGCCGTCGGAATCCCATAGCCGCGCGCCCTCGCCGCGGACGATGCAGATGGGAGCCCGACCGTAGTTGGGCGTGTGATAGCGGGCCGACCACTCGAGCAGGGTCTTGGTGTCCATCAGAGCACGATCTCGGTTCCAATGCCTTCGCGGGTGAACAGCTCGAGCAGGATGGCATGGGGGACCCGGCCGTCGACGATGTGGGCCTTGGCGCTGCCCCCGGTGAGCGCCCGCAACGCGGACTCCACCTTGGGCAGCATGCCGCCCTCGATCACACCCTCCTGCATCAGGCGCTCGGCTTCCTTGCGGGCGAGCGTGCTCACCAGCCGGCCGGCGCCGTCCAGAATGCCCTGCACGTCGGTGAGGTGGATCAGCTTCTCCGCGGCCAGCGCCGCGGCCACTTCCCCGGCCGCCAGATCGCCGTTGACGTTGTAGCTGTTGCCGTGGTCACCCACGGCGACCGGGGCGATGACCGGGATGAAGCCGTGCTCTTCCAGCAGCCGGATCGGCTCGGGGTTCACGGACTCCACCTCGCCGACGAGGCCGATGTCGACTTCCTCGCCCGACGGCAGCCGGTGGGGCCGCCGGCGGGCCCGGATCAGGTCGGCGTCCTTGCCGGAGAGGCCCACGGCGCGGCCCCCGTGGTGGTTGATGAGCGCGACGATCTCCTTGTTGATCTTGCCCACCAGCACCATCTCCACGATCTCCATGGTCTCCTCGTCGGTCACCCGCATGCCGCCCACGAAACGGGGTTCCTTCCCCAACCGCTTCATGAGGGCGCCGATCTGCGGGCCGCCGCCATGGACGATCACCGGGTTGATGCCGACCAGCTTCAGGAGAATGACGTCGAGGGCGAACGTCTGCTTGAGGTCGCCCTGCTCCATGGCCGAGCCGCCGTACTTGATGACGATGGTCTTGCCGCGAAACTCCCGGATGTAGGGCAGCGCCTCCATCAGGATCTCGGCCCGGCGCAGGGCGTCGATGTTCACAGGCTCCGCCCCCCTTCGGCTGCCGGTCGCATGGCCGCGTTCACCGGTGAGCCGCCTCTCACAGGATGTAGCGCGACAGGTCTTGATCGCGCGCGATGTCGCCCAGCCGCTGATGGACGTAGTCGGCGTCCACGGTGATCTCTTTGCCGCCCAGATCGGGAGCGCCGAACGAGACTTCGTCCAGGAGTCGCTCCATAATGGTGTAGAGACGGCGAGCCCCGATGTTCTCGGTGGCCGTGTTCACCCGCGTGGCGATGTCGGCCACCGCCTCGATGGCGTCCGGCGTGAATCGCAAGCTCACCGCCTCCGTCTTCAGCAGCTCCACGTATTGCGTGATCAAGGCGTTCCGGGGCTCCGTCAGAATGCGGACGAAATCGTTCCGCGTCAAGGGGTCTAGCTCCACACGGATGGGGAAGCGGCCCTGGAGTTCCGGGATGAGATCCGACGGCTTGGTGACGTGGAAGGCCCCCGCCGCGATGAACAGGATGTGGTCCGTACGGACGATGCCGTACTTGGTGGTGACGGCCGAGCCCTCGACGATGGGCAGCAGGTCGCGCTGCACGCCTTCGCGGCTGACATCCGGGCCGCGCCCGCCCTCGCGCCCGGCCACCTTGTCGAGCTCGTCGACGAACACGATGCCGGAGTTCTCCACCCGCCGCACGGCCTGGCTCACCGCCTCGTCGTGATCGACGAGCTTCTGGGCCTCCTCCTGAACGAGCAGGCGCCGGGCCTCGCCCACGCGGAGGCGCCGCCGCTTCGTGCGGCTGGGCAGGATGTTGGACAGCATGTCCCGGAGATTGATGCCCATCTCCTCCATGCCCTGTCCGGAGAAGACCTCCACCATGGGCATGGCCTGTTGCTGGGTCTCCAGCTCCACCATCCGGTCGTCCAGGCGCCCGCTGCGGAGCTGGGCCCGCAGCTTGTCCCGGGTGGCTTCGCGCGCTCCTGCCCCGACTTCCTCGAGCGACTCGCTGGAGAAGGGCTCGCGGCCGCGGGGCAGCAGCAGGTCGAGGAGTCGATCCTCGGCGAGGTCCTCGGCCTTGTCCTGGACGGCGGCCACCATCTCGGCCTTGACCATGTTGACGGCGAGCTCGGTCAGCTCCCGGATCATCGACTCCACGTCGCGCCCCACGTACCCGACCTCGGTGTACTTGGAGGCCTCGACCTTGACGAAGGGCGCCTGGGCCAGCTTGGCCAGACGGCGGGCGATCTCGGTCTTGCCCACGCCGGTGGGCCCGATCATGATGATGTTCTTGGGCGCGACCTCGTCGCGGAGCTCGGCGGGAAGGTTCTGGCGCCGCCAGCGGTTGCGCAGGGCGATGGCGACGGCGCGCTTGGCCCGCTCCTGTCCCACGATGTAGCGGTCCAGCTCGGCGACGATCTGTGCAGGCGTCAACCCGGCGTTCACAACACCTCGACCGCGATGTGCTCGTTAGTGTACACGCAGATACCCGCCGCGATGCGCATGGCTTCGCTGACGATGCGCTGGGCGTCGAGCTCGGTGTGGGCGATCAGCGCACGGGCCGCCGCCAGCGCATAAGGACCGCCGGAGCCGATGCCGATGAGCCCGTCGTCGGGCTCGATGAGGTCTCCGGTCCCCGACACGATGAAGCTGTGGTCGCGATCGGCCACCGCCAGCAAGGCCTCCAGGCGCCGGAGCACGCGGTCGGCGCGCCAGTCCTTGGCCAGCTCGACGGCGGCCCTGGCCAGGTTGCCGTGAAACTCCTCCAGCCGACCCTCGAAGCGGCCGAACAGCGTGAAGGCGTCGGCGGCGGCGCCGGCGAAGCCCGCCAGCACCCGGTCCTGGTAGAGCTTGCGGACCTTGCGCGCGCCCGCCTTGACGACGGTCTGGCCGATCGTGACCTGTCCGTCGCCGCCGATCGCCACCTGGCCGCGATGGCGAACGCAGAGGACGGTGGTGGCGCGGATGGGTGCAGCCGAGGCGCGCGAACGCTGCTTCTGTTGTAGCGGGGGCCGCGAGGCCGGCTCGGACCGAGGGTGGCCTGGCCGGGGAGCGGCGTGGCTTCGTTGTTTTTCCGGATTGATCATCTCGAATGTTCCCAATTCATCGCCCGGTCCCGGGATCAATCAACTGGGTTGGCGGCGGGCGCGGGGGTGGGCGTGGTCGTAGACGCGCAAGAGCTGCGTCGCGCTCACGTGTGTGTAGCGCTGGGTCGTCGACAACCGGCTGTGACCGAGCAGCTCCTGAATCATCCGCAAATCCGCGCCCCGGTCGAGGAGGTGCGTGGCGAACGTGTGGCGCAGCGTGTGGGGGGTCACCCGCCGGCTGATCCCGGCGGCCCGCGCTCGCCGCCGCACGATGTCGAAGATGCGCCGCACGCCCAGCCGGTGGGTCCGCCGGCCCGGGAACAGCGGCCCGGCCCCGGATCCGCGGGTTCGGAGGTACGCGTCGAGCGCGTCGGCGGCCTGGGCGCCGTAGGGGACGATCCGCTCCTTGCCCCCCTTGCCGAGCACACGGACCGTGCGCTGGACCAGATCCACGTCGTCGAGGTCCAGTCCGGCGAGCTCCGACACCCGGAGCCCGCTGGCGTAGAGCAACTCGAGCACGGCCCGATCCCGCTCGGGAGCGGGCCCCCCATCCAGCAGGGCCTGCGACTCCTCGATGGGCAGAAAGGTGGCCAGCTTGCGGCCCAGGCGCGGGCCGCGGACGTCGGCGGCGGGATTGTCGGGAAGCTGGCCCCGACGGACGAGGAACCGGAGCCAGCTCCGCAAGGCCGCCAGCTTGCGAGCGATCGACGCCGGCTCCAGCCCCCGCCCG belongs to Candidatus Methylomirabilota bacterium and includes:
- the argB gene encoding acetylglutamate kinase, which codes for MEALPYIREFRGKTIVIKYGGSAMEQGDLKQTFALDVILLKLVGINPVIVHGGGPQIGALMKRLGKEPRFVGGMRVTDEETMEIVEMVLVGKINKEIVALINHHGGRAVGLSGKDADLIRARRRPHRLPSGEEVDIGLVGEVESVNPEPIRLLEEHGFIPVIAPVAVGDHGNSYNVNGDLAAGEVAAALAAEKLIHLTDVQGILDGAGRLVSTLARKEAERLMQEGVIEGGMLPKVESALRALTGGSAKAHIVDGRVPHAILLELFTREGIGTEIVL
- a CDS encoding NAD(P)H-dependent glycerol-3-phosphate dehydrogenase, whose protein sequence is MTVGVVGAGSWGTALAIHLARAGTTVRLWAREREVVEGIRTARRNPIYLNDVDCPPNIWPTVDPAEALHDVAIVVLVVPSEFFGATLKMLGRVPVGAPIVSATKGLDPRRHLRMTELVAEHFPQASVAALSGPTFAREVALGRLTACVIAARDEALALQLQAALGTREFRLYTSRDVVGVEVGGALKNVIAIATGLADGLGLGENARAALVARGLAEITRLGVAMGGQPRTLAGLAGLGDLVLTCTGSLSRNRALGMALARGQTQAAVEGESRMIAEGARTVASAVALAERHGVALPICQEVAAVLFSGKPPHEALASLLSRAARPEEEA
- the pgsA gene encoding CDP-diacylglycerol--glycerol-3-phosphate 3-phosphatidyltransferase — encoded protein: MNLPIGLTLTRIIAVPLLIVFLISSSRVHAVIAAAIFILASLTDWADGVLARRRNQVTTLGTLLDPIADKLLVAAALVSLLQIDKIAAWIVVVIIGRELAVTGLRAVAGSVGVIVPASRLAKWKTVSQFAAITLLIIEKSVGAPMFHHTATAVLWCAVALTVVSGVDYFYRFFRKADYRAIVPDEDRWS
- the plsY gene encoding glycerol-3-phosphate 1-O-acyltransferase PlsY, translating into MTFLAGALTAYLIGAIPIGFLVARAFGIVDVRSHGSGNIGAANVLRTAGRLPGVLTLGGDIAKGFVAVMAGTVVGGGGPVASALAAVAAIVGNCWSVYLRFRGGKGVATGLGAFLRVAPWATAPAALVWLVTALTFRYVSLASLMAALCVPLGALLLGYPPESVAACAVGAAIVIYRHRDNIGRLLAGTERRLGERRQSA
- a CDS encoding argininosuccinate synthase; translated protein: MSDPKRVVLAYSGGLDTSVILRWLKERYHCEVVAFCADLGQGEELLTVRDKALRTGAAAVHIVDLREEFVRDFIFPMLRANAVYEGGYLLGTSIARPLIARAQVEVALREGADAVAHGATGKGNDQVRFELTYAALAPHLRVIAPWREWELGSRSALLEFARRHDIPVPVTVERPYSTDRNLFHISYEGGILEDPWTEPPDKMFLLTNSPEAAPDVPVAVTVDFERGDPVAVDGQRLGPVALLERLNQVGAEHGIGRLDLVENRFVGMKSRGVYETPGGTILHAARRAVESLALDRELLHLRDSLVPRYAEMIYYGFWFAPERRALQALLDECAQDVTGTARLKLYKGQVTVTGRRSPRSLYRTDFATFEADSVYRQRDAEGFIALNALRLRIRALRDRQS
- the galT gene encoding galactose-1-phosphate uridylyltransferase translates to MSELRKDPVVGRWVIISAERGRRPSDFGPEPARPRLVSCVFCPGHEDKTPPEILAGRPPGGEANRPGWTFRVVSNKFPALRIEGELEPSGEGPFDRMNGVGAHEVVIEAPQHEATLATMPLEAVADVLLAFRERMLDLKKDPRFQYILIFKNHGEAAGASIEHPHSQLIATPIIPIMVTEELAGAAQYYGIKERCVWCDVVRTERRSRRRVILDTDGFVALAPFAPRFPFEAWILPARHAAAYEESSVEALRALAGVLGSFLRRMNLVLNDPPFNFVLHTAPLGEPAREHFHWHLEIIPKLTRIAGFEWGSGFFINPVAPEDAATALREAAG
- the argF gene encoding ornithine carbamoyltransferase gives rise to the protein MTHFLSAGDLTPERSLHLFRIAAALKQRWKTGDRATPLAGRTLALIFEKPSLRTRVTFEVGIVQLGGRAVYLAGSEVGMGTRESVPDVARNLSRWVDGIAARVHAHSSVETLARHATVPVINGLSDVEHPCQALADYFTLWERGLDLATTRLAWIGDGNNVCHSVMLLGALLGTEVAVACPPGYEPAADVQARARSLGSRLTITADPREAATDADILYTDTWISMGQEAERERRREAFSRYQINDRVVGFAKRSVLVMHCLPAHRGEEITDAVLDGPHSIVLDQAENRLHAQKAIILELLGGSLDDV
- the hslU gene encoding ATP-dependent protease ATPase subunit HslU — encoded protein: MNAGLTPAQIVAELDRYIVGQERAKRAVAIALRNRWRRQNLPAELRDEVAPKNIIMIGPTGVGKTEIARRLAKLAQAPFVKVEASKYTEVGYVGRDVESMIRELTELAVNMVKAEMVAAVQDKAEDLAEDRLLDLLLPRGREPFSSESLEEVGAGAREATRDKLRAQLRSGRLDDRMVELETQQQAMPMVEVFSGQGMEEMGINLRDMLSNILPSRTKRRRLRVGEARRLLVQEEAQKLVDHDEAVSQAVRRVENSGIVFVDELDKVAGREGGRGPDVSREGVQRDLLPIVEGSAVTTKYGIVRTDHILFIAAGAFHVTKPSDLIPELQGRFPIRVELDPLTRNDFVRILTEPRNALITQYVELLKTEAVSLRFTPDAIEAVADIATRVNTATENIGARRLYTIMERLLDEVSFGAPDLGGKEITVDADYVHQRLGDIARDQDLSRYIL
- a CDS encoding helix-turn-helix domain-containing protein, encoding MQVRILPPLPLLLTTTERSAYSYLLGMYLGDGYVCRMPRTYRLEIYLHRNDQRGIRQASVAIQTLLPRHRIGLRRHGGATVVTCYFKGWPMLFPQHGPGRKNARPIALVDWQSAIVADFPGDFLRGCIDSDGCRHRRIVYGRNYPAYSFTNHSEDILGLFTSVCDAIGLRWRRANRVTISIARRADVARLDALFAGALRSPQAERPAAAADASVTADQVPEAWV
- a CDS encoding aspartate aminotransferase family protein, whose protein sequence is MDTKTLLEWSARYHTPNYGRAPICIVRGEGARLWDSDGREYLDFTAGIAVTALGHCHPRVTGAIREAAATLLHVSNLFHTAPQIHLAKLLCEHSFADRVFFCNSGAEANEAALKLARKYAKERFASDRYEVIATRESFHGRTLATVTATGQEKYQHGFEPLMPGFKHVPYNDLRAMARAIDNRTAAILVEPIQGEGGVNVPDDDYLPGLRKLCDESGALLIFDEIQTGVGRTGRLWGYQHSDIEPDIMTLAKALANGVPIGAMLAREDVARALTAGSHASTFGGTPFVASVALAALSTVIGDKLPERADRLGRGLMDGLRAMARRRSIIREVRGRGLLIGAELRQAAGPVVDACRERGLLVLTAGERVLRLAPPLIVDEQDCQRALDTIDAVLDATGA
- a CDS encoding 2-phosphosulfolactate phosphatase, encoding MRIDVVPTAEALASAHVESRTVLVVDILRASTSMIAALTNGCESLIPVADPETARRVAETLPPASWLLAGERRGEPIAGFDLGNSPLEYAAERVAGRTIVLSTSNGTRALLAARRALAIGVGALVNLGAAAEWALAGGREILVACAGERGRTSLEDLVAAGLLVERMTGHEPALAPTPAAREAMREAAGYGKDVTRLAEASSWARHLARRGRGADVAACLLLDTTTLVPVYRPEIDKVVRGPR